The following proteins come from a genomic window of Lachnoclostridium phytofermentans ISDg:
- a CDS encoding aminoglycoside 6-adenylyltransferase — protein sequence MNRFELIINNFMKWGNRTDKVHAALMIGSQARNNHPADDFSDLDIIMVVDDPNFFLQSDHWLEQIGNFHISFIEDTIGGEKERRILFDNALDVDFVILSRNSLENAIRNNEIDILKRGYRILIDKIGMEHILPLTATERTSYILLSECEFNNITNDFWYHTIWTVKKLIRGELWTAKSCVDNYMKWMLLTLIECHAHVLNGLDYDTWHSGRFLEEWAEEWIIQRLSSCYAHYERNDIKNALLSTMDLFRLIAVEIANKLSYEYSIKADEYASDWVIKALSE from the coding sequence ATGAACCGATTTGAATTGATCATCAACAACTTTATGAAATGGGGAAATAGAACTGATAAAGTACATGCGGCTTTAATGATTGGCTCTCAGGCTAGAAACAACCATCCTGCGGATGATTTTTCTGATCTAGATATTATAATGGTTGTTGATGACCCTAACTTTTTTCTGCAATCCGATCATTGGCTTGAACAAATTGGAAATTTTCATATTTCTTTTATTGAAGACACAATTGGCGGAGAGAAAGAAAGAAGAATACTTTTTGATAATGCACTTGATGTTGATTTTGTTATTCTTTCTCGAAATAGTTTAGAAAACGCTATTAGGAATAATGAGATTGATATATTGAAGCGTGGTTATCGTATCTTAATTGATAAAATCGGTATGGAACATATTTTACCTCTAACCGCTACTGAAAGAACTTCTTACATTTTATTGTCGGAATGCGAATTTAACAACATAACAAACGACTTTTGGTATCATACAATTTGGACGGTGAAGAAGTTAATCCGTGGCGAATTATGGACAGCAAAATCATGTGTTGACAATTATATGAAGTGGATGCTTTTAACTCTCATTGAGTGTCATGCGCACGTATTAAATGGATTGGACTATGATACTTGGCATAGCGGGCGTTTTCTAGAAGAGTGGGCAGAGGAATGGATTATTCAAAGGCTTTCGAGTTGCTATGCCCATTATGAAAGAAATGATATTAAAAATGCTCTGTTATCGACTATGGATTTGTTTCGATTAATTGCCGTAGAAATTGCAAATAAGTTGAGTTATGAATATTCAATTAAGGCTGATGAATATGCAAGTGATTGGGTTATAAAAGCATTATCTGAATAA